A part of Hippea maritima DSM 10411 genomic DNA contains:
- a CDS encoding ComEA family DNA-binding protein, with the protein MLRVLSIRILSFLFVVSLLNVSSIYAANSKTAKLDINKATVEELLKVKGIGKSKAEAIVKFVKKERIKTMDELLKVKGIGKKTLKNIEEMFEVKTESSKPSEKKE; encoded by the coding sequence ATGTTAAGGGTTCTTTCTATCCGTATTCTTTCTTTTTTGTTTGTAGTCTCTTTGTTAAACGTTTCTTCTATCTATGCGGCAAACTCAAAAACGGCAAAACTTGATATCAATAAAGCAACAGTTGAAGAGTTGCTTAAGGTGAAAGGTATAGGAAAATCAAAAGCAGAGGCTATAGTGAAGTTTGTGAAAAAAGAACGGATTAAAACAATGGATGAGCTTCTAAAGGTTAAAGGTATAGGTAAAAAAACCTTGAAGAATATAGAGGAAATGTTCGAGGTAAAAACTGAAAGTTCAAAACCCTCAGAGAAAAAAGAGTAG